In Paenibacillus hexagrammi, the following are encoded in one genomic region:
- a CDS encoding chemotaxis protein CheW produces the protein MYPIVELSDCLKETASSNESAEGIDQAYMVILKSGISLKVDALIGQQEVVIKPLDACFRHLNFLSCASILGDGSVLLILNSYAIQAQKQLVAR, from the coding sequence ATGTATCCGATCGTAGAGCTTAGCGATTGTCTGAAAGAGACTGCATCTAGTAATGAATCAGCTGAAGGAATCGACCAAGCCTATATGGTCATCCTGAAGAGCGGCATCAGCTTGAAGGTAGACGCATTGATCGGCCAGCAGGAAGTGGTCATTAAACCGCTGGATGCTTGCTTCCGCCATTTGAATTTCCTCTCCTGTGCTTCGATACTGGGTGACGGCTCGGTACTGCTGATTCTGAACAGCTACGCCATTCAGGCACAAAAACAATTGGTGGCTAGGTAA
- a CDS encoding thymidylate synthase → MELLQDILDNGTRKEDRTGTGTLSVFGRQMRFDLSKGFPLVTTKRVPFRLIASELLWFIKGDTNIRYLLQHNNNIWNEWAFKRWVESTDYQGPDMSNFGLRSQQDEEFARQYEQQMDSFKQRVLDDEEFAKQYGELGNVYGKQWRDWTTAQGGTIDQLKDAIHTIKTNPDSRRIIVSAWNPEDVPTMALPPCHTLFQFYVAEGKLSCQLYQRSGDTFLGIPFNIASYALLTHLIAHECGLAVGDFVHTIGDAHIYTNHLEQIQTQLGREPRELPTLKLNEQVASMFDFEVSDMELIGYDPHPSIKAPVAV, encoded by the coding sequence ATGGAATTACTGCAAGACATTCTAGATAACGGCACACGCAAGGAAGACCGGACAGGAACAGGGACGCTCTCGGTTTTTGGCAGGCAGATGAGATTTGACTTGTCGAAAGGGTTTCCGCTTGTGACGACCAAACGGGTACCGTTCCGGCTTATTGCCAGTGAGCTGCTATGGTTTATTAAGGGAGATACCAATATTCGGTATCTGCTGCAGCATAATAATAACATTTGGAATGAATGGGCGTTCAAGCGCTGGGTAGAAAGCACTGATTATCAAGGACCGGATATGAGTAACTTCGGTCTTCGCTCGCAGCAGGATGAAGAGTTCGCGCGGCAGTATGAGCAGCAGATGGATAGCTTCAAGCAGCGGGTGCTGGATGATGAGGAGTTTGCAAAGCAATACGGCGAGCTTGGGAACGTGTACGGCAAGCAGTGGAGAGACTGGACGACGGCTCAAGGCGGTACGATCGATCAGCTGAAGGATGCTATCCACACGATCAAGACGAACCCGGATTCGCGGCGGATTATCGTATCGGCCTGGAATCCGGAGGACGTTCCGACTATGGCGCTGCCGCCGTGCCATACGCTGTTTCAATTTTATGTAGCAGAAGGCAAGCTCTCCTGCCAATTGTATCAGCGCAGCGGAGATACCTTCCTGGGTATTCCTTTCAATATTGCCAGCTACGCGCTCCTGACTCATTTGATTGCGCATGAATGTGGACTGGCTGTAGGGGATTTTGTGCATACCATAGGAGACGCGCACATTTACACCAATCATTTGGAGCAAATACAGACACAGCTTGGACGCGAGCCGCGGGAGCTGCCAACGCTCAAGCTAAATGAGCAAGTCGCCTCTATGTTTGATTTTGAGGTTAGCGATATGGAGCTGATTGGCTATGATCCGCATCCGTCGATCAAAGCGCCGGTTGCTGTGTAA
- a CDS encoding dihydrofolate reductase: MSLSFIFAMDRNGAIGKDNKLPWHLPADLQFFKRVTMGHTILMGRKTYESIGKPLPGRKNVILTQNREFQAEGCAIVHTVQEVKEQWKDEDLYVIGGAEIFRLLLADADRMYITYINHEFEADSYFTEFDLSEWSLVSEEQGERNEKNPYEYYFRIYERKKA, from the coding sequence ATGAGTCTTTCATTTATCTTCGCCATGGACCGCAACGGCGCCATCGGAAAAGACAATAAGCTTCCTTGGCATTTACCTGCAGATCTGCAATTTTTCAAACGTGTTACGATGGGCCATACCATCTTGATGGGTCGCAAAACCTACGAGTCCATTGGCAAGCCGCTGCCTGGCCGCAAGAACGTGATTCTCACGCAAAACCGAGAGTTTCAAGCTGAAGGCTGCGCCATCGTGCACACCGTTCAAGAAGTGAAGGAACAGTGGAAGGATGAGGACCTGTACGTCATCGGGGGCGCAGAAATTTTTCGCTTGCTGCTTGCAGACGCAGATCGGATGTACATCACCTACATCAATCATGAGTTTGAAGCGGATTCCTATTTCACGGAGTTCGATTTGTCGGAGTGGAGCCTTGTGTCCGAGGAGCAAGGAGAGCGCAACGAGAAAAATCCCTACGAGTACTATTTCCGAATCTATGAGAGAAAGAAGGCGTAA
- a CDS encoding YciI family protein, giving the protein MKYFAVLLPMKDEELSKEHRPAHLEYLEQRRSEGKIFANGRFVDGWGGLVIYKAESLEEAKQLAAEDPFVKLGARDCQVHEWDIVIS; this is encoded by the coding sequence ATGAAGTATTTCGCAGTCCTGCTGCCTATGAAGGATGAGGAGCTGAGCAAGGAGCATCGACCGGCCCATCTCGAGTACTTGGAACAGCGCAGAAGCGAAGGGAAAATATTCGCCAACGGACGATTCGTGGACGGCTGGGGAGGCCTTGTGATCTACAAGGCGGAGAGTTTAGAAGAAGCGAAGCAGCTGGCCGCTGAAGATCCTTTTGTTAAGTTAGGAGCCCGTGATTGCCAAGTGCATGAATGGGATATTGTGATTAGCTAG
- a CDS encoding YcnI family copper-binding membrane protein: MLQLSVLLVCSVLLAGIASAHVVVYPTTSTQGTYEKFTVRVPTEKDVPTTKIEVKFPVDSVSISRFEPKAGWKYEIAKDESGKITGVTWTATGEGLSKTEFGEFNMQGKVADNATQIIWKAYQTYQDGSVVEWVGAAGSDKPASVTTVNAKPAGAAADAHSHSADAGAEQAAAGSSSNTSFYLSIAAVVLGALSLIVSLIRKRA, encoded by the coding sequence ATGCTCCAACTCTCCGTTCTACTCGTTTGCTCCGTTCTGCTGGCCGGAATCGCCAGCGCGCATGTGGTCGTATACCCGACTACTTCCACACAGGGCACTTATGAAAAATTCACTGTACGCGTTCCGACTGAGAAGGATGTACCGACTACCAAGATTGAGGTTAAATTTCCAGTAGATTCCGTGTCCATCTCACGTTTTGAGCCTAAAGCCGGCTGGAAATACGAAATCGCTAAGGATGAATCCGGTAAAATCACAGGTGTAACCTGGACAGCTACCGGCGAAGGGTTATCCAAGACTGAATTCGGCGAGTTTAACATGCAGGGTAAAGTGGCTGATAACGCTACACAAATTATTTGGAAAGCTTACCAGACCTATCAAGATGGAAGCGTTGTTGAATGGGTCGGTGCGGCAGGCTCAGATAAGCCCGCATCCGTAACTACGGTGAATGCTAAGCCAGCCGGCGCAGCCGCTGATGCCCATAGCCACTCCGCTGATGCAGGAGCAGAACAGGCAGCAGCAGGTTCCTCCTCCAATACTTCCTTCTACCTATCCATTGCAGCAGTCGTGCTTGGCGCGCTATCGTTGATCGTATCTCTGATTAGAAAACGCGCGTAA
- a CDS encoding sensor histidine kinase encodes MSLRTLKLLTILLPVIIIGGFEYLRHEFLLNYLSMKAGNWVITGITLVLSYFFASWMFESIGRINVKLAAGEARRAVYEERERLARELHDDLAQTLFFLNVKLKQGSLEEAKAAVSEIDNSLRQAIFNLRTPPEEASSFPSRLHKWLLDWQAVTGVQLQEQIEIAEQSFHSGEEMQLFGIIQEAFTNIRKHSMATEASLVFTASPIGWRLHIRDNGCGLSEQKAGRKKYGIELMRKRAGELGAVLEVRSAENGPGTELLAYAEERRNEL; translated from the coding sequence TTGTCTCTCCGAACTTTAAAGCTGCTAACCATTCTGCTTCCCGTAATCATTATAGGCGGATTCGAATACCTGCGGCATGAATTTTTGTTAAACTATTTATCCATGAAAGCAGGCAATTGGGTCATTACGGGCATTACCCTAGTTCTATCTTACTTCTTTGCATCTTGGATGTTTGAGAGTATTGGGCGCATTAATGTCAAATTAGCTGCCGGGGAGGCACGCCGAGCCGTATACGAGGAACGTGAACGCTTGGCACGGGAACTGCATGACGACCTGGCTCAGACTCTCTTCTTTTTAAATGTAAAGTTGAAGCAAGGCAGTCTGGAAGAGGCTAAGGCAGCAGTGTCCGAAATCGACAATTCGCTGCGGCAGGCCATCTTTAATCTGCGAACACCTCCGGAGGAAGCTTCCTCTTTCCCCTCACGGCTTCATAAGTGGCTGCTGGATTGGCAGGCCGTCACAGGCGTTCAACTGCAGGAGCAGATCGAAATCGCTGAACAAAGCTTCCATTCAGGAGAAGAGATGCAGCTCTTCGGCATCATTCAGGAGGCTTTCACCAATATCCGCAAACACTCCATGGCCACTGAAGCGTCCCTTGTGTTTACAGCCTCCCCGATAGGTTGGAGGCTCCATATTCGTGACAACGGATGCGGGCTGAGTGAGCAAAAAGCTGGGCGAAAAAAATACGGCATCGAGCTTATGAGGAAGCGTGCAGGGGAGTTGGGAGCCGTGCTGGAAGTACGTTCTGCTGAAAATGGGCCAGGTACAGAGCTATTGGCTTATGCTGAAGAAAGGAGGAATGAGCTGTGA
- a CDS encoding HoxN/HupN/NixA family nickel/cobalt transporter produces MERLFQRKRNWAGYAGFVILLHILGIIGLFSVAKSHPAFWGIGLLAYTLGMRHAFDVDHIAAIDNTVRKLVQQKKNPLGVGFYFSLGHSSVVFLMAIATAISVQWAQRELPWMADLGGIIGASVSGCFLVVIGILNLIILGNLFQLFRKFRSGAHNEDEFEKVLESRGFITRMIKPFFSFISKSWHVYPLGFLFGLGFDTASEIALLAISANAAKEAIPFFGILSLPLLFAAGMSLFDTADGMLMTRAYQWAFTSPVRKLYYNLTVTLLAVIAALIIGVVELGQVFSEQAGLQGGFWTWLQELDFGTLGYILVGLFLLAWGVSVTIWKRMRIEERWSAKV; encoded by the coding sequence ATGGAACGATTATTTCAACGTAAACGCAACTGGGCAGGCTATGCAGGATTTGTCATCCTTCTTCATATTCTTGGCATCATCGGTTTATTCAGTGTGGCGAAAAGCCATCCGGCCTTTTGGGGGATCGGCCTCTTGGCATACACGCTTGGGATGCGCCATGCCTTTGATGTGGACCACATCGCTGCGATTGATAATACGGTTCGCAAGCTTGTGCAGCAGAAGAAGAATCCGCTTGGGGTCGGATTTTATTTTTCCTTGGGCCATTCGTCAGTCGTCTTCTTAATGGCCATAGCAACAGCCATTTCCGTCCAGTGGGCACAGCGGGAACTGCCGTGGATGGCAGACCTGGGCGGTATCATCGGCGCTTCCGTGTCAGGCTGCTTTCTTGTCGTAATCGGTATCTTAAATCTGATCATACTGGGAAATTTGTTTCAGTTGTTCCGCAAGTTCCGCAGCGGAGCACACAACGAAGATGAATTTGAGAAAGTATTGGAGTCTCGCGGCTTCATTACTCGTATGATCAAACCGTTCTTTTCATTTATAAGCAAGAGCTGGCATGTATATCCGCTCGGGTTTCTATTCGGTCTGGGCTTTGATACGGCGAGTGAAATCGCGCTTCTGGCTATCTCCGCGAACGCGGCGAAGGAAGCGATTCCGTTCTTCGGTATCCTATCACTGCCGCTGCTGTTTGCAGCAGGTATGAGTCTGTTTGACACAGCTGATGGCATGTTGATGACCAGAGCATATCAATGGGCATTTACTTCGCCGGTTCGCAAGCTCTACTATAACTTGACCGTAACACTTCTTGCCGTTATTGCAGCATTGATTATCGGCGTTGTGGAGCTGGGGCAGGTGTTTTCCGAGCAAGCCGGACTTCAGGGCGGGTTCTGGACATGGCTGCAGGAGCTTGATTTTGGCACACTGGGCTATATACTGGTTGGATTGTTTCTGCTTGCTTGGGGAGTTTCTGTTACTATTTGGAAACGAATGCGAATTGAAGAGCGGTGGAGCGCTAAGGTATAA